The following coding sequences are from one Acidobacteriota bacterium window:
- a CDS encoding sigma 54-interacting transcriptional regulator, whose amino-acid sequence MSRGAEIRREELVEALEQTGGNRLQAGRLLGISRATIYRWMERWAIDTDFLRVVAGRWEVIDLLGRGSQGTVLRVKDGRGELGRKALKLLRAESRETGAFEALAEEYRVLSLLRHPSLVGVHDFGTDPAAAGRPYLVMDLVEGRPFAEACRGRPLSFIAAALVYALEGIDQLHRHGLLHRDLKSSNILVEAEAEAAAPAAVTVMDLTLARRHSGTAPPPAGSVGHIAPEVLLGQPPTRASDLFSLGVVLYQTLTGDLPLADPATGSAARPLPPSRVRPDVPEEFSVLALRLLEIDPARRFADAGEVIDALAPWTGSQPLLLATHEASLVGREEELTRALTALHASPSEVEEGRPPLLLLEGEGGIGKSRFIEALIAELRVRGVAIAHTACHAPIRSALAPIGDIIDRLFASADAGDALARELLDRHSSCLEGLFPRPAVLGPRTSEQQIAVSRFHLVDGLISLLCELAAARPLVLVFDDLHLADPLLLDFLWHLARRARRLPLRLLAAARPLGDDTRPWKKGLAVEGLVDEMRLTPLDAASVHELAAQRLGPARASFIARQLWSASGGHPLFVHQLLEELAERTIEREGVEPSGLPRTLEEAIRARLERLDEQDRDILSALAAAGREVDEAELEAVAGHLSRARVLDLAQRGLLRHTGDGRLDLAHAFLREALLEGLDAAQRRRWHQRWAEHLRGHDEDAVLLAEQSLAAAEGAGAQGDLLAAAEQLFERWQYAGAARFFQAALDRMAPEDPARLEVYPRLARAWREAHDAAALEKVCRDWVETAERLDDLAARSTALSKLASALRERGRGEQAERTARAAIELAEKADDPRAAALANKVLASILWARWDHTLALEPFERALQLAEQTGNRRELAYGLQDVALPYAITGRSAAAIEATRKAQKIFHELGDRIWALLARTNETLVFTRLGDLQAARRLSESLIEELSEVPGIPVELAMENLVFLFNRMGLYERTLEVGQRLIEHSAIVGRHGPRIAALLAMGEALTHLGDTRAAREHNRLARDLAEALGEERQRLFAELAVAADLRRARRLEQARRCAEQVRQQALPADAHRQLFLATVELARLARLAGDPARSLTLLDEADTQLGETGEDGPALRVQLLCERASSWKELGQEGLLLACAEEGAGLAARHGPVATEVRLLTLAAETYESRGETARAALRLTRAAQTLREVAGAISDESRRTLFLSDPERSAILSRADRLSSTGPGVDAAGTLARLYEVCEAITEGGRLEDLLERVVALAVESCGAERGLLLLRDEGGGEWLLAAGTDRGGGRGEGLEFSQAVQDRVAKEGAVLIADVRSDPDLARVPSVSALGIRSLMGVALRMEGRDLGTLYVDSRANRTLFSAEDLRLLRALADQAAVALAYGRLVGKVTRQRDAHYKAAARTYRFGDLVSRSKSMRRVFELLEKVADTDVPVIVLGESGTGKEVISRAMHFSSRRSENVFLSENCAAIPETLLESILFGHRRGAFTGADRDRPGLFELANGGTLLLDEVGEMSPGLQAKLLRVLQEKEFRPLGSDQVVSTDVRIIAATHQDLGARVAEGTFRQDLYFRLNGVTIQLPPLRERREDIPLLVRHFLEREAAAARRPVPRMTAAVMRQLCSHDWPGNIRELENTVRRLLLVSEGDPIGIDALATDPHFARSSPAPSTSAPEKAAGAPAAASDIEEARRLEEALEQAGGNREQAAALLGISRATLYRRLRRHRIGRH is encoded by the coding sequence GTGAGTCGAGGGGCAGAGATCCGCCGCGAGGAGCTTGTCGAAGCGCTCGAGCAGACCGGCGGCAACCGGCTGCAAGCCGGTCGTCTGCTCGGGATCTCCCGCGCCACCATCTATCGCTGGATGGAACGCTGGGCGATCGACACCGATTTCCTGCGGGTGGTCGCGGGACGCTGGGAGGTCATCGACCTGCTGGGCCGGGGCAGCCAGGGCACGGTGCTCCGGGTCAAGGACGGCCGCGGAGAACTGGGCCGCAAGGCCCTCAAGCTGCTCCGGGCAGAATCCCGGGAAACCGGCGCGTTCGAGGCTCTCGCCGAGGAATACAGGGTGCTCTCCCTGCTCCGCCATCCCTCGCTGGTGGGCGTCCACGATTTCGGCACCGACCCCGCCGCGGCGGGCCGTCCCTACCTGGTCATGGACCTGGTGGAGGGCCGGCCCTTCGCCGAGGCCTGTCGGGGTCGTCCCCTGTCGTTCATCGCCGCGGCCCTGGTGTACGCCCTCGAAGGCATCGACCAGCTTCACCGCCATGGTCTGCTCCATCGGGATCTCAAGAGCAGCAACATTCTCGTCGAGGCCGAAGCCGAAGCGGCGGCTCCCGCGGCCGTGACGGTGATGGACCTGACCCTCGCCCGACGACACAGCGGCACGGCGCCGCCGCCGGCCGGCAGTGTCGGCCATATCGCCCCCGAGGTCTTGCTCGGGCAACCGCCCACCCGGGCCAGCGATCTCTTTTCCCTGGGAGTCGTCCTCTACCAGACCCTCACCGGTGACCTGCCGCTGGCGGATCCTGCGACGGGAAGCGCCGCCCGGCCCCTCCCGCCTTCCCGCGTGCGCCCCGACGTCCCCGAGGAGTTCAGCGTCCTGGCGCTGCGGCTGCTCGAGATCGACCCCGCCCGGCGCTTCGCCGACGCAGGCGAGGTGATCGATGCCCTGGCCCCCTGGACGGGATCGCAGCCCCTGCTCCTGGCGACCCACGAAGCCTCCCTGGTGGGACGCGAGGAGGAACTCACCCGGGCGCTGACCGCGCTTCACGCCTCGCCCTCCGAAGTCGAGGAGGGCCGGCCGCCGCTGCTTCTCCTCGAAGGCGAGGGCGGCATCGGAAAATCCCGTTTCATCGAAGCCCTCATCGCGGAACTGCGCGTCCGGGGCGTGGCGATCGCCCACACGGCCTGCCACGCGCCGATCCGCTCGGCCCTGGCCCCCATCGGCGACATCATCGATCGGCTCTTCGCCTCGGCCGACGCCGGGGACGCTCTCGCCCGGGAGCTTCTCGATCGGCACAGTTCCTGCCTCGAAGGTCTCTTCCCCCGCCCCGCGGTACTCGGCCCCCGCACGAGTGAACAGCAGATCGCGGTCAGCCGTTTTCACCTGGTCGACGGCCTGATCTCGCTGCTCTGCGAGTTGGCCGCGGCACGCCCCCTGGTCCTGGTCTTCGACGACCTGCATCTTGCCGACCCGCTACTGCTGGACTTCCTCTGGCACCTGGCCCGGCGCGCCCGCCGGCTGCCGCTCCGCCTGCTCGCCGCCGCCCGCCCGCTGGGCGACGACACACGGCCCTGGAAGAAGGGCCTGGCCGTCGAGGGACTGGTGGACGAGATGCGCCTGACACCCCTCGATGCGGCGAGTGTGCACGAGCTGGCGGCCCAGCGCCTCGGCCCCGCCCGCGCGAGCTTCATCGCGCGGCAGCTCTGGTCGGCCAGCGGCGGACACCCGCTCTTCGTCCATCAGCTCCTCGAGGAACTCGCCGAACGCACGATCGAGCGCGAGGGGGTCGAACCCAGCGGCCTGCCCCGGACGCTGGAGGAGGCCATCCGGGCCCGGCTCGAGAGACTCGACGAGCAGGACCGCGACATCCTCTCCGCCCTGGCCGCCGCCGGCCGGGAGGTCGACGAGGCGGAACTCGAGGCCGTGGCGGGCCATCTCTCCCGGGCCCGCGTGCTGGACCTGGCGCAGCGGGGCCTGCTCCGCCATACCGGCGACGGTCGCCTGGACCTGGCCCACGCCTTTCTGCGGGAAGCGTTGCTCGAGGGCCTCGACGCCGCCCAGCGGCGCCGCTGGCACCAACGCTGGGCCGAGCATCTCCGCGGTCACGACGAGGACGCCGTGCTCCTGGCCGAGCAGAGCCTGGCCGCCGCGGAGGGAGCGGGCGCGCAGGGCGACCTGCTGGCCGCCGCCGAGCAGCTCTTCGAACGCTGGCAGTATGCGGGGGCCGCCCGCTTCTTCCAGGCCGCCCTCGACCGGATGGCCCCCGAAGATCCGGCCCGTCTCGAGGTCTATCCGCGCCTGGCGCGGGCCTGGCGGGAAGCCCACGACGCCGCGGCTCTCGAAAAGGTCTGCCGGGACTGGGTGGAGACCGCCGAACGTCTCGATGATCTCGCCGCTCGCTCCACGGCCCTGAGCAAGCTGGCCTCCGCACTGCGCGAGAGGGGCCGGGGCGAGCAGGCCGAGCGCACGGCCCGCGCCGCGATCGAACTGGCGGAAAAGGCCGACGATCCGCGGGCCGCGGCCCTGGCCAACAAGGTCCTGGCCTCGATCCTCTGGGCCCGCTGGGACCATACCCTCGCCCTCGAACCTTTCGAGCGCGCCCTGCAACTCGCCGAGCAGACCGGAAACCGCCGGGAACTGGCCTACGGCCTGCAGGACGTGGCCCTGCCCTACGCCATCACCGGCCGCAGCGCCGCCGCCATCGAGGCCACGCGCAAGGCCCAGAAGATCTTCCACGAGCTGGGGGACAGGATCTGGGCCCTGCTGGCCCGCACCAACGAGACGCTGGTCTTCACCCGCCTCGGCGACTTGCAGGCCGCCCGGCGACTGAGCGAATCGCTGATCGAAGAGCTTTCAGAGGTTCCCGGAATTCCCGTCGAACTGGCGATGGAAAACCTGGTTTTCCTCTTCAACCGCATGGGCCTGTACGAACGAACGCTGGAAGTCGGGCAGAGGCTGATCGAACACTCGGCCATCGTCGGACGCCACGGTCCTCGCATCGCCGCCCTCCTGGCCATGGGAGAAGCGCTGACCCACCTGGGCGACACCCGCGCCGCCCGCGAGCACAACCGCCTGGCGCGAGACCTGGCCGAAGCCCTCGGCGAAGAGCGGCAACGACTCTTCGCCGAGCTCGCGGTGGCGGCTGATCTGCGCCGGGCCCGCCGCCTCGAACAGGCCCGCCGGTGCGCCGAGCAGGTACGGCAGCAGGCCCTGCCCGCCGACGCCCACCGACAGCTCTTCCTCGCCACGGTCGAACTGGCCCGGCTGGCCCGGCTCGCCGGCGACCCCGCCCGGTCGCTGACCCTGCTCGACGAGGCAGACACCCAGCTCGGCGAGACCGGAGAGGACGGCCCGGCGCTGCGGGTTCAACTGCTCTGTGAACGCGCCTCGAGTTGGAAAGAGCTGGGCCAGGAGGGGTTGCTGCTGGCCTGTGCGGAGGAAGGTGCCGGACTCGCCGCCCGTCACGGACCGGTGGCCACCGAAGTCCGCCTGCTGACCCTGGCGGCGGAAACCTACGAGTCCCGGGGGGAGACCGCCCGTGCCGCCCTGCGACTGACACGCGCGGCCCAAACCCTGCGGGAAGTGGCCGGGGCGATCAGCGACGAATCCCGGCGCACCCTTTTCCTCTCCGATCCGGAACGCTCCGCGATCCTCTCGCGGGCCGACCGGCTGAGCAGCACGGGCCCCGGCGTGGATGCCGCGGGCACCCTGGCCCGTCTCTACGAAGTCTGTGAAGCGATCACCGAGGGCGGCCGACTCGAAGATCTGCTCGAGCGCGTGGTGGCCCTGGCCGTTGAATCCTGCGGAGCGGAGCGTGGCCTGCTGCTGCTGCGTGACGAGGGAGGCGGCGAATGGCTGCTCGCCGCCGGAACCGACCGGGGCGGAGGCCGCGGGGAAGGGCTCGAGTTCTCCCAGGCGGTGCAGGACCGTGTGGCGAAAGAAGGCGCCGTACTCATCGCGGACGTGCGCAGCGATCCCGACCTGGCGAGGGTGCCTTCGGTCAGCGCCCTGGGCATCCGCTCCCTGATGGGTGTGGCCCTGCGCATGGAAGGCCGCGACCTGGGCACGCTCTACGTCGACTCCCGGGCCAACCGCACGCTCTTCAGCGCCGAGGATCTGCGTCTGCTCAGGGCCCTGGCCGACCAGGCCGCCGTCGCCCTGGCCTACGGCCGGCTGGTGGGCAAGGTGACCCGGCAGCGCGACGCGCACTACAAGGCCGCCGCCCGCACCTACCGCTTCGGCGACCTGGTGAGTCGTTCCAAGAGCATGCGCCGGGTCTTCGAGCTGCTCGAGAAGGTGGCGGACACGGACGTTCCCGTGATCGTTCTCGGCGAATCGGGTACAGGCAAGGAGGTCATCTCCCGCGCCATGCACTTCTCCTCGAGGAGAAGCGAGAACGTCTTCCTCAGTGAAAACTGCGCCGCCATTCCCGAGACCCTGCTCGAGAGCATTCTCTTCGGTCACCGGCGCGGAGCCTTCACCGGCGCGGACCGGGACCGCCCCGGCCTCTTCGAACTGGCCAACGGCGGGACCCTGCTGCTCGACGAAGTCGGGGAAATGAGCCCCGGCCTGCAGGCCAAGCTGCTGCGTGTACTCCAGGAAAAGGAATTCCGCCCCCTCGGTAGCGACCAGGTCGTCTCCACGGACGTGAGAATCATCGCCGCGACCCACCAGGACCTCGGAGCCCGCGTGGCGGAAGGGACTTTTCGCCAGGATCTCTACTTCCGGCTCAACGGAGTGACGATTCAGCTCCCGCCCTTGCGCGAGAGGCGGGAAGACATCCCCCTCCTCGTGCGTCACTTCCTCGAGCGGGAGGCGGCCGCCGCGCGCCGACCGGTGCCCCGGATGACCGCAGCGGTGATGCGCCAGCTCTGCTCCCACGACTGGCCGGGCAACATTCGCGAACTCGAAAACACCGTCCGGCGCCTGCTGCTGGTCAGCGAGGGCGACCCGATCGGTATCGACGCCCTGGCCACCGACCCGCACTTCGCCCGTTCCTCGCCAGCCCCCTCCACCTCCGCACCCGAAAAAGCGGCGGGGGCCCCGGCGGCCGCATCCGACATCGAGGAGGCGCGCCGGCTCGAAGAAGCCCTCGAACAGGCCGGCGGCAACAGGGAGCAGGCCGCGGCACTGCTGGGTATCAGCCGCGCCACGCTCTATCGCCGCCTGCGCCGCCACCGCATCGGCCGCCACTGA
- a CDS encoding pyridoxal-dependent decarboxylase — translation MTSEEFRRWGRELIDWIADYHERVEALPVLSRVEPGAVRAALPEHPPLRGEDFGQVLGDLEEKVLAGITHWQSPTFFAFFPANVSFPSILGELLSAGLGVQGMLWTTSPACTEIETLVLDWIVEMLDLPRAFHSSGEGGGVIQDSASSATLCALLAARHRATASAEGPLVAYASTQAHSSVDKAMEIAGLGRQALRRIPVDENFAMRPAALAEAMAADRAAGRVPFFVVATVGTTSSLAFDPLDAIGALARREDAWLHVDAAMAGTAALCPEFRWIHHGLEAAASYCFNPHKWMFTNFDCDCFYVADRRALVEALSVVPEYLRNRASESGRVIDYRDWQIPLGRRFRALKLWFVIRHYGVEGLRHHVRRHVELARDFAEWIEAHPDLELAAPCRLNLVCFRHREGDAASERLLDRLNASDQLYLTHTRLNDRFVLRMSIGQTHTEERHVDVAREAIQRLL, via the coding sequence ATGACGTCCGAGGAGTTCCGGCGCTGGGGCCGGGAGTTGATCGACTGGATTGCGGACTACCACGAGCGGGTCGAGGCCCTGCCCGTGCTCTCCCGTGTCGAGCCCGGCGCCGTCCGGGCCGCCCTGCCCGAACACCCGCCCCTGCGGGGGGAGGATTTCGGACAGGTGCTGGGGGATCTCGAAGAGAAGGTCCTGGCGGGTATCACCCACTGGCAGTCGCCGACGTTTTTCGCGTTTTTCCCCGCCAATGTCTCTTTTCCGTCGATTCTCGGAGAACTCCTTTCCGCCGGCCTGGGCGTCCAGGGCATGCTCTGGACCACCAGCCCCGCCTGCACCGAGATCGAGACCCTGGTGCTGGACTGGATCGTGGAGATGCTCGACTTGCCCCGGGCGTTCCACTCCAGCGGCGAGGGGGGCGGCGTGATCCAGGACTCGGCTTCCAGCGCGACCCTTTGCGCCCTGCTGGCAGCCCGCCATCGCGCGACGGCGTCCGCCGAGGGGCCCCTGGTGGCCTACGCCTCGACCCAGGCCCATTCTTCGGTGGACAAGGCGATGGAGATCGCCGGGCTGGGCCGGCAGGCCCTGCGGCGCATTCCCGTGGACGAGAACTTCGCCATGCGACCCGCGGCCCTGGCCGAGGCGATGGCGGCGGACCGGGCGGCCGGGCGCGTTCCCTTCTTCGTCGTGGCGACCGTCGGCACCACTTCCTCGCTGGCCTTCGATCCCCTCGACGCGATCGGCGCCCTGGCCCGGCGGGAGGACGCGTGGCTTCACGTGGACGCGGCGATGGCGGGCACCGCGGCCCTCTGCCCCGAGTTCCGCTGGATCCACCACGGGCTCGAGGCTGCCGCGAGCTACTGTTTCAATCCTCACAAGTGGATGTTCACCAACTTCGACTGCGACTGTTTTTACGTGGCCGACCGTCGGGCCCTGGTCGAGGCCCTGAGCGTGGTGCCCGAGTACCTGCGCAACCGGGCTTCCGAGTCGGGGCGGGTGATCGACTATCGTGACTGGCAAATACCCCTCGGGCGTCGCTTTCGGGCCCTGAAGTTGTGGTTCGTGATCCGGCACTACGGCGTCGAAGGTTTGCGGCATCACGTCCGCCGCCACGTGGAACTGGCCCGGGACTTCGCCGAATGGATCGAGGCCCATCCCGACCTGGAACTCGCCGCTCCCTGTCGACTCAACCTGGTGTGCTTCCGGCATCGCGAGGGTGACGCGGCCTCCGAGCGGCTGTTGGATCGGCTCAATGCCAGCGACCAGCTCTACCTGACCCACACCCGGCTGAACGATCGCTTCGTCTTGCGCATGAGCATCGGCCAGACTCATACCGAAGAGCGCCACGTCGACGTGGCCCGGGAAGCGATCCAGCGGCTCCTGTAG
- a CDS encoding oligosaccharide flippase family protein — MSDSPTAGSDPARSLPRGVLTRLFLRNTGANLALRVIAAAMGLWATAWVIRVYGNERFGLFALALQLSGLVGALAPGLAGAYTREIAALAGRGQTAALRALVRLATRWLGALGLFLGGALALFAWAGGVGLFRLPPSLLAEGRLIFALAGLLLALRFVGNVFGDTLAGLQEYPRLALVRGLAAIAGSVATLLVARAAGPLWLVLAALAGVRAAEALALALVAGSRLPRPAGPPPPPSREWLRALWRVGAPLALMQLASLIFYQTDHVILGVLVSAEAVTCYHVTARLHNLVREFQGTLGSALMPLVAREAARGNRSAIEQVLYRGTRYHLALVLPVVGTAMIFSGDFLRIWLGAEWERWALPSAVFVSYWAFAGLTNFPGQSAIAQAQVRRLSAIAMVAATLNLALSVALAPRFGVAGVVAGTLAGYALALPLQFRLVFPPLGIEAGRFLREVVLRVYPAGFVAAGMVLFLRRLLPAPGGLLSLLVQGALSGAIFSGWLALSAWWWPRRAA; from the coding sequence GTGTCTGACTCCCCGACGGCCGGCTCCGACCCCGCGCGCTCCCTTCCCCGGGGTGTGCTGACCCGCCTCTTCCTGCGCAATACCGGCGCCAACCTGGCTCTGCGCGTGATCGCGGCGGCCATGGGCCTGTGGGCCACGGCCTGGGTGATCCGGGTCTACGGCAACGAGCGCTTCGGCCTCTTCGCCCTCGCGTTGCAGCTCTCCGGCCTGGTGGGCGCCCTGGCCCCCGGACTGGCCGGCGCCTATACACGGGAGATCGCCGCCCTCGCCGGGCGCGGACAGACGGCGGCCTTGCGGGCCCTGGTACGCCTGGCCACCCGGTGGCTGGGAGCCCTCGGACTGTTCCTCGGCGGCGCCCTGGCCCTCTTCGCCTGGGCCGGCGGCGTGGGCCTGTTCCGTCTTCCCCCGTCCCTCCTCGCGGAAGGGCGGCTGATCTTCGCCCTGGCGGGCCTGCTGCTCGCCCTGCGCTTCGTGGGCAACGTCTTCGGCGACACCCTGGCCGGGCTCCAGGAATACCCGCGCCTGGCCCTGGTGCGAGGCCTGGCCGCCATCGCGGGTTCGGTGGCCACGCTCCTGGTCGCCCGGGCCGCCGGCCCCCTGTGGCTGGTCCTCGCCGCCCTGGCCGGCGTTCGCGCGGCGGAGGCCCTGGCCCTGGCCCTGGTGGCCGGATCCCGCCTGCCACGCCCCGCGGGTCCCCCCCCACCGCCTTCCCGGGAGTGGCTGCGCGCCCTGTGGCGGGTGGGCGCCCCCCTGGCCCTGATGCAGCTCGCCTCGCTGATTTTCTACCAGACCGACCACGTCATCCTCGGCGTCCTGGTCTCGGCCGAAGCGGTCACCTGCTATCACGTCACCGCTCGCCTGCACAACCTGGTGCGCGAGTTCCAGGGCACCCTGGGGTCGGCCCTGATGCCTCTGGTCGCCCGGGAAGCCGCCCGGGGCAATCGCTCGGCCATCGAGCAGGTACTCTACCGCGGCACGCGCTACCACCTGGCCCTGGTCCTGCCCGTGGTCGGCACGGCGATGATCTTCTCGGGCGATTTCCTGCGGATCTGGCTCGGCGCCGAGTGGGAGCGATGGGCGCTGCCCTCGGCCGTCTTCGTCAGCTACTGGGCTTTCGCCGGATTGACCAACTTTCCCGGCCAGAGCGCCATCGCCCAGGCCCAGGTCCGCCGCCTGTCGGCCATCGCCATGGTCGCCGCCACGCTGAACCTGGCCCTGTCCGTGGCCCTCGCTCCCCGTTTCGGCGTGGCCGGGGTCGTGGCGGGCACGCTGGCCGGCTACGCCCTGGCCTTGCCTCTGCAATTCCGCCTTGTCTTCCCCCCCCTGGGCATCGAAGCCGGCAGGTTTCTGCGAGAGGTCGTGCTGCGCGTCTATCCGGCGGGCTTCGTGGCCGCGGGGATGGTGCTCTTCCTGCGCCGCCTGCTGCCCGCCCCCGGGGGCCTGCTCTCCCTGCTGGTCCAGGGGGCCCTGTCGGGGGCGATTTTCAGCGGGTGGCTCGCCCTGAGCGCCTGGTGGTGGCCCAGGCGGGCGGCATAG
- a CDS encoding oligopeptide transporter, OPT family, with translation MSHAAGDEIKGLPDNARRELAPGEHYVPVIPDESGVAEVTLRSVTLGLIFCAVFSMAAAYLALKVGQGIEAAIPISILAIGLSPLFARKSTLLENVIIQSIGANSSHVVSGAVFTIPALYMLSAVPGSGVPQPTMLQVIVVSFLGGCLGILFLIPLRYHFMVEMHGRFPWPEGTATTEILLSGERVGGQAKILAMAAGLGALYDGLVTTFHAMAEEISFHAVGLGNLLSRHFLQLRVLNNAAIVGIGYIVGLRYAAVICAGSFLSYFVLVPVVHAIGQHVSIVLPPGAVPIGRMSPDEVFTGYVRIIGVGGIAGAGILGIVSSLPSMIRSIVANIAGMRHQDTRAATEVPRVDRSLGGRTTIVGLVIFALAALLFFSFGIGAASSLGYAVVGTLLVMVIAFLFAPVAARAIAIVGTNPVSGMTMLTLIITGVVMLKMGLSGGMGMFVTMMIGGVVCTALAASGALASDLKIGHWIGATPSRQLALKFLGTLVAAVFCGLALWVMAQADPSQGFGTRAIPAPQASAMKEILVGIFGAVSQPLQWYLFGIGVLLAMILRMAGVPALAFALGMYLPMELNTPVLLGGILSWLVARRGAGESEEVSRLRSDRGVLIASGLMAGGAIIGVVDAIANAVIKGSTGSTRAKAVVHLLDDASFRGATGEIAGILTLVALCVFIVAFSRRAAAD, from the coding sequence ATGAGTCACGCTGCCGGGGACGAGATCAAGGGCCTGCCGGACAACGCGAGGAGGGAACTGGCTCCCGGTGAGCACTACGTGCCGGTGATTCCCGACGAGTCCGGTGTGGCGGAGGTGACGCTTCGCTCGGTGACCCTGGGGCTGATCTTCTGCGCGGTGTTTTCCATGGCGGCCGCTTACCTGGCGTTGAAGGTGGGGCAGGGGATCGAGGCGGCGATTCCCATCTCGATCCTGGCCATCGGCCTCTCGCCGCTGTTCGCCCGCAAGAGCACCCTGCTCGAAAACGTGATCATTCAGTCCATCGGCGCCAACTCGTCCCACGTGGTCTCCGGTGCGGTGTTCACCATTCCCGCCCTCTACATGCTCTCGGCGGTGCCCGGATCCGGAGTCCCGCAGCCCACCATGCTGCAGGTGATCGTCGTTTCCTTCCTCGGGGGGTGCCTGGGCATTCTCTTCCTGATCCCCTTGCGCTATCACTTCATGGTGGAAATGCACGGCCGTTTCCCCTGGCCCGAAGGGACCGCCACCACCGAAATCCTGCTTTCCGGCGAGCGAGTCGGAGGCCAGGCGAAGATCCTGGCCATGGCCGCCGGCCTGGGCGCGCTCTATGACGGACTGGTCACGACCTTCCACGCCATGGCCGAGGAGATCTCTTTCCATGCCGTGGGGCTCGGCAACCTGCTCTCCCGCCACTTTCTCCAGCTCCGGGTGCTGAACAATGCGGCGATCGTGGGCATCGGCTATATCGTCGGTCTGCGTTACGCCGCGGTGATCTGCGCCGGATCGTTCCTTTCTTACTTCGTGCTGGTGCCGGTGGTGCATGCCATCGGGCAGCACGTGAGCATCGTCCTGCCCCCCGGCGCGGTGCCCATCGGCCGGATGAGCCCTGACGAGGTCTTCACCGGATACGTGCGCATCATCGGTGTGGGTGGCATCGCCGGCGCCGGGATCCTGGGGATCGTCTCTTCGCTGCCCTCGATGATCCGCTCGATCGTGGCCAACATCGCGGGTATGCGTCACCAGGACACCCGCGCGGCGACGGAGGTGCCTCGCGTCGACCGCTCCCTCGGCGGTCGAACCACCATCGTGGGCCTGGTGATCTTCGCCCTGGCGGCGCTTCTCTTCTTCTCTTTCGGGATCGGCGCGGCCAGCTCCCTGGGCTACGCGGTGGTGGGCACCCTGCTGGTGATGGTCATCGCCTTCCTCTTCGCGCCGGTCGCGGCCCGGGCGATCGCCATCGTGGGTACCAACCCGGTGTCGGGGATGACCATGTTGACGCTGATCATCACCGGCGTGGTGATGCTCAAGATGGGTCTGAGCGGCGGCATGGGGATGTTCGTCACGATGATGATCGGGGGCGTGGTCTGCACGGCTCTCGCCGCTTCCGGCGCCCTGGCCTCCGATCTGAAGATCGGCCACTGGATCGGGGCCACGCCCTCGCGGCAACTCGCGCTGAAGTTCCTCGGCACCCTGGTCGCGGCGGTGTTCTGCGGATTGGCCCTGTGGGTCATGGCCCAGGCGGATCCTTCCCAGGGTTTCGGGACGCGAGCGATTCCGGCGCCCCAGGCCTCGGCGATGAAGGAGATCCTGGTCGGCATCTTCGGTGCCGTCTCGCAGCCCCTGCAATGGTACCTGTTCGGCATCGGCGTGCTGTTGGCGATGATCCTGCGCATGGCGGGGGTACCCGCCCTGGCCTTCGCCCTGGGCATGTACTTGCCGATGGAGCTCAACACGCCGGTGCTTCTCGGCGGCATCCTCTCCTGGCTGGTGGCTCGGCGGGGCGCGGGAGAAAGTGAAGAGGTCTCCCGCCTGCGCAGCGATCGCGGCGTGTTGATCGCGTCGGGGCTGATGGCCGGCGGGGCGATCATCGGTGTGGTGGATGCCATCGCCAACGCCGTGATCAAGGGATCGACGGGAAGCACCCGGGCCAAGGCCGTGGTGCACCTGCTCGACGACGCCAGCTTCCGCGGTGCGACGGGCGAGATCGCCGGCATCTTGACCCTCGTCGCGCTCTGCGTGTTCATCGTCGCTTTCTCCCGTCGGGCGGCCGCCGACTGA
- a CDS encoding YigZ family protein translates to MGREEDRYLAVERGPEIEIKVKGSRFIGQVLPASDREQAAAGLLQVRRRYHDATHHCWARRVGAPGRDSTRYDDDGEPPGTAGPPILGAIEGAGVYQALVVVTRYFGGTKLGSGGLVRAYGEAARDALAAAPRRAVWLEQALELRCRWEDLGTVEAVLAREGAWLRGVEREFGDCPRLEVRALRSKAGALIAALTEATGGRVRVQAVEE, encoded by the coding sequence ATGGGCCGCGAGGAGGACCGCTACCTGGCCGTGGAGCGCGGACCCGAGATCGAGATCAAGGTCAAGGGGTCGCGGTTCATCGGCCAGGTCCTTCCGGCTTCGGACCGGGAGCAGGCGGCCGCCGGACTCCTGCAGGTACGGCGCCGATACCACGATGCGACCCACCACTGCTGGGCCCGGCGGGTGGGAGCGCCGGGTCGCGACAGCACACGTTACGACGATGACGGCGAGCCCCCCGGCACCGCCGGCCCGCCGATTCTGGGAGCCATCGAAGGGGCGGGGGTGTACCAGGCGCTGGTGGTGGTCACGCGCTACTTCGGCGGCACCAAGCTGGGCAGCGGCGGGCTGGTGCGGGCCTATGGTGAAGCGGCTCGGGATGCCCTGGCCGCCGCGCCCCGGCGCGCGGTGTGGCTCGAGCAGGCTCTGGAGTTGCGTTGCCGGTGGGAGGACCTGGGGACGGTCGAGGCGGTGCTGGCGCGGGAAGGCGCGTGGCTGCGCGGCGTGGAGCGGGAGTTCGGAGACTGCCCGCGGCTGGAAGTGCGGGCCCTGCGTTCGAAGGCGGGCGCGCTGATCGCCGCGCTGACGGAGGCCACGGGCGGGCGGGTCCGGGTTCAGGCCGTCGAGGAGTGA